A genomic region of Methylobacterium durans contains the following coding sequences:
- a CDS encoding formylglycine-generating enzyme family protein — protein MSSATVLVQAAVPQAGGGMVFVPGGTFRMGSDRHYPEEAPVHQVTVDGFRIDRTPVTNGQFRAFVRATGHVTVAERKPKAEDYPGALPHMLQAGSLVFKPPKRPVDLRDFSAWWRFKAGVHWRRPYGPGSSIAGLDDHPVVHVAYADAEAYAAWAGKELPTEAEWEYAARGGLDGAEFAWGDELAPNGRHMANTWQGAFPNENLAADGYERTSPVTAFPPNGYGLHDMIGNVWEWTTDWFAQRHQADAPKACCIPQNPRGGREDGSYDPNQPAIRIPRRVVKGGSHLCAPNYCRRYRPAARHPHPVDTSTSHIGFRCVIRSGS, from the coding sequence ATGTCGAGTGCGACCGTCCTCGTCCAAGCTGCCGTGCCTCAAGCAGGCGGGGGCATGGTCTTCGTGCCGGGCGGAACCTTCCGCATGGGCTCGGACCGTCACTACCCGGAGGAGGCGCCCGTCCATCAGGTCACCGTCGACGGCTTCCGGATCGACCGCACGCCCGTCACCAACGGCCAGTTCCGGGCCTTCGTACGGGCCACCGGCCACGTGACAGTCGCAGAGCGGAAGCCGAAGGCGGAGGACTATCCGGGCGCGCTGCCACACATGCTGCAAGCCGGGTCCTTGGTCTTCAAGCCGCCCAAGCGGCCTGTCGACCTCCGGGACTTCAGTGCGTGGTGGCGGTTCAAGGCCGGCGTGCACTGGCGGCGACCTTACGGCCCCGGCTCCTCCATCGCTGGGCTCGACGACCACCCGGTGGTCCACGTTGCCTACGCCGACGCCGAGGCCTACGCGGCCTGGGCCGGCAAGGAACTGCCGACCGAGGCCGAATGGGAATACGCGGCGCGCGGCGGGCTCGACGGGGCGGAGTTCGCCTGGGGCGACGAGCTCGCGCCGAATGGTCGGCACATGGCCAACACTTGGCAAGGCGCCTTCCCGAACGAGAACCTGGCCGCCGATGGCTACGAGCGCACCTCGCCGGTCACGGCCTTCCCGCCGAACGGCTACGGGCTCCACGACATGATCGGCAACGTCTGGGAGTGGACGACCGACTGGTTCGCGCAACGGCATCAGGCTGATGCTCCAAAGGCCTGCTGCATCCCCCAGAACCCCCGCGGCGGCCGAGAGGACGGCAGCTACGACCCCAACCAGCCCGCAATCCGCATCCCCCGCCGGGTGGTTAAGGGCGGCTCGCACCTATGCGCCCCGAACTATTGCCGCCGCTACCGCCCGGCCGCGCGCCATCCGCACCCGGTCGACACCTCCACCAGCCATATCGGCTTCCGGTGCGTCATAAGGAGTGGGTCATGA
- a CDS encoding arylsulfatase has translation MTEPVSSQVAADERRSAAVNRRAMLLRGTALVAATLGGATGAYAQQPQPQPRPATPTRSGTASRPPNILVIFGDDIGQTNLSAYSFGLMGYRTPNIDRIAKEGMMFTDYYAEQSCTAGRSTFITGQCTLRTGLSKVGMPAATVGLQARDATIAELLKPLGYATGQFGKNHLGDRNEYLPTVHGFDEFFGNLYHLNAEEDPESRTYPRDPRFREALGPRGVLRCKASDRDDPTEQPRWGRVGKQTIEDTGPLTKKRMETIDDETSAAAIEYIQRQARANTPFFCWYNTTRMHFRTHVQEAHRDQPGLKSRTEYADAMIEHDAVVGNILKAIDDLGIANDTIVLYTTDNGPHQNSWPDAGTTPFRSEKNTNWEGAFRVPCMVRWPGRIQPGSVSNDIVSGLDWLPTFLAAAGEPDIKGKLLNGYQAAGKTFKVHLDGYNQLPYLTGQQPESARKEFIYFNDDGDLVAMRYENWKLVFEEQRATGTMRIWAEPFTKLRVPKTFDLRADPYERADVTSNSYYDWFMSNPAPFLASQSVIGPFLATFKDYPPSQRPSSFSIDQLVEKMQRSLEPPH, from the coding sequence ATGACCGAGCCCGTGTCGTCCCAGGTAGCCGCCGACGAGCGTCGATCCGCGGCCGTGAACCGCAGGGCCATGCTGCTGCGGGGCACCGCGCTGGTTGCGGCCACCCTCGGTGGCGCGACTGGGGCTTACGCGCAGCAGCCTCAACCCCAGCCCCGCCCAGCCACGCCGACGCGCTCGGGGACGGCGAGCAGGCCGCCCAATATCCTCGTGATCTTCGGGGACGATATCGGCCAGACCAACCTCAGCGCCTACTCGTTCGGGCTGATGGGCTACCGCACGCCGAACATCGACCGGATCGCCAAGGAAGGCATGATGTTCACCGACTACTATGCCGAGCAGAGCTGCACGGCGGGTCGGTCGACCTTCATCACCGGCCAGTGCACGCTGCGCACCGGGCTCTCGAAGGTCGGCATGCCGGCGGCGACGGTCGGCCTGCAGGCGCGGGACGCCACGATCGCGGAGCTTCTCAAGCCTCTCGGCTATGCCACGGGACAGTTCGGCAAGAACCACCTCGGCGATCGCAACGAGTACCTCCCGACGGTGCACGGCTTCGACGAGTTTTTCGGCAACCTCTACCACCTTAACGCCGAGGAGGACCCGGAATCCCGCACCTATCCGCGCGACCCGCGCTTCCGTGAGGCGCTCGGCCCGCGAGGCGTCCTGCGTTGCAAGGCCTCCGACCGGGACGATCCGACCGAGCAGCCGCGCTGGGGCCGGGTGGGCAAGCAGACCATCGAGGACACCGGCCCGCTCACCAAGAAGCGCATGGAGACGATCGACGACGAGACCTCGGCGGCGGCCATCGAATACATCCAGCGTCAGGCGCGGGCGAATACGCCCTTCTTCTGCTGGTACAACACGACCCGGATGCACTTCCGCACACATGTGCAGGAGGCGCATCGTGACCAGCCTGGCTTGAAGTCCAGGACCGAGTATGCAGACGCCATGATCGAGCACGATGCCGTGGTCGGCAACATCCTCAAAGCAATAGATGACCTCGGCATCGCGAACGACACCATTGTGCTCTACACGACGGACAACGGCCCGCACCAGAACTCCTGGCCCGATGCCGGAACGACGCCGTTCCGCAGCGAGAAGAACACCAACTGGGAAGGCGCGTTCCGCGTGCCCTGCATGGTCCGCTGGCCGGGCCGTATCCAGCCCGGCTCGGTCTCGAACGACATCGTCAGCGGCCTTGACTGGCTGCCCACATTTCTCGCCGCGGCCGGAGAGCCGGACATCAAGGGCAAGCTGCTCAACGGCTATCAGGCCGCCGGCAAGACCTTCAAGGTTCACCTCGATGGCTACAATCAGCTGCCGTACCTCACCGGCCAGCAGCCGGAGAGTGCCCGCAAGGAGTTCATCTACTTCAACGACGACGGGGATCTCGTGGCCATGCGCTACGAGAACTGGAAGCTCGTCTTCGAGGAGCAGCGCGCCACGGGGACAATGCGCATCTGGGCCGAGCCCTTCACCAAGCTGCGGGTTCCCAAGACTTTCGATCTGCGGGCTGACCCCTACGAGCGCGCCGACGTCACGTCGAACTCCTACTACGACTGGTTCATGTCGAACCCGGCCCCGTTCCTGGCTTCGCAATCCGTGATCGGGCCGTTCCTGGCGACGTTCAAGGACTATCCCCCAAGCCAGCGCCCATCGAGCTTCAGCATCGATCAACTGGTCGAGAAGATGCAGAGGAGCCTGGAGCCACCGCACTAA
- a CDS encoding HAD family hydrolase, which produces MRFTRRLVLAALSVTLPAVPAALAQSDPLPSWNDGSARRAILDFVARVTRDGQTGYLPPAERIAVFDNDGTLWAEQPVYFQVAFALDRVKALAPRHPAWRETQPFKGVIEGDREAVSAAGEKGMVQIVAAAHSGMTTAEFNGIVADWLKTARHPRFDRPYDSLVYQPMLELLGYLRTNGFKTFIVSGGGVEFLRVFAERAYGIPPEQVVGSSGVTRFETRPDGTPVLVKEDKVEFIDDGAGKPSGINRFIGRRPVLAFGNSDGERQMLEWTAAGDGPRFLGLVHHTDAEREYAYDRHSHVGRLDKALDEADRRGWAVVDMRRDWNAIFPRLPSGER; this is translated from the coding sequence ATGAGGTTCACCCGGCGCCTCGTGCTTGCCGCGCTGTCGGTCACGCTACCGGCAGTTCCGGCAGCCTTAGCCCAGTCCGACCCGCTGCCCTCCTGGAACGATGGCTCCGCTAGGCGTGCGATCCTAGACTTCGTCGCCCGCGTCACGCGCGACGGACAAACCGGTTACTTACCGCCGGCGGAACGTATCGCGGTCTTCGACAATGATGGGACCCTGTGGGCAGAGCAGCCCGTCTACTTCCAGGTGGCCTTCGCCCTCGACCGGGTGAAGGCACTTGCGCCTCGGCACCCGGCGTGGCGGGAGACCCAGCCGTTCAAGGGTGTGATCGAGGGCGACCGGGAGGCGGTCTCTGCGGCCGGCGAGAAGGGCATGGTCCAGATCGTGGCAGCAGCCCATTCCGGCATGACCACGGCGGAGTTCAACGGCATCGTCGCGGACTGGCTCAAGACGGCCAGGCATCCGCGTTTCGATCGCCCCTACGACAGCCTCGTCTACCAGCCGATGCTGGAACTGCTCGGCTACCTGCGCACCAACGGCTTCAAGACCTTCATCGTCTCGGGCGGAGGCGTCGAATTCCTGCGGGTCTTCGCCGAGCGCGCCTACGGCATCCCACCAGAGCAGGTCGTCGGCTCGTCAGGTGTGACGCGTTTCGAGACGAGGCCCGACGGTACGCCGGTCCTCGTCAAGGAGGACAAGGTCGAGTTCATCGACGACGGCGCGGGGAAGCCGTCGGGCATCAACCGCTTCATCGGGCGCCGGCCGGTCCTCGCGTTCGGCAACTCCGATGGCGAGCGGCAGATGCTGGAGTGGACCGCGGCTGGGGATGGTCCCCGCTTCCTCGGCCTCGTCCACCACACCGATGCCGAGCGCGAATACGCCTACGACCGCCACTCCCATGTCGGACGCCTCGACAAGGCTCTCGACGAGGCGGACCGGCGAGGCTGGGCCGTGGTCGACATGAGGCGGGACTGGAATGCGATCTTCCCGCGCTTGCCTAGTGGCGAGCGATGA
- a CDS encoding PRC-barrel domain containing protein: protein MAARSPAPAKRALLCLVAALAVGSARAQTPTPPNPFDGWDNAYYQIMADELRRIGLNRTVYSSDGHAVGRILDVRTTPDGMHEAAIVRVRRLMGSGQIALPFYRLAKRNGRLVAKDDRASVLSMDRLDVPGASAR from the coding sequence ATGGCCGCTCGCAGTCCTGCCCCAGCCAAGCGCGCGCTCCTCTGCCTGGTAGCCGCCCTGGCCGTGGGTTCGGCCAGGGCGCAGACCCCGACGCCGCCGAACCCCTTCGACGGATGGGACAATGCCTACTACCAGATCATGGCCGACGAGCTCCGGCGGATCGGGCTGAACCGAACGGTCTACAGCTCGGACGGCCATGCCGTCGGGCGCATCTTGGACGTGCGCACCACGCCGGACGGCATGCACGAGGCCGCGATCGTCCGCGTGCGGCGCCTGATGGGAAGCGGGCAGATCGCCCTCCCATTCTACCGCCTGGCAAAGCGGAATGGACGCCTTGTCGCGAAGGACGACCGGGCTTCCGTCCTCTCCATGGACCGGCTGGACGTTCCCGGCGCGAGCGCACGCTGA
- a CDS encoding DUF3302 domain-containing protein, whose amino-acid sequence MAFIDLFAWIVLVVAALTLVAAFVALGAMPGRIARRRGHPWAQAVAVGSWATLICGFVFWPLILTWAYVDAPARRETKP is encoded by the coding sequence ATGGCTTTCATCGACCTCTTCGCCTGGATCGTCCTCGTTGTTGCCGCCCTGACGCTCGTGGCGGCCTTCGTCGCGCTTGGGGCGATGCCCGGCCGCATCGCCCGCCGCCGCGGGCATCCCTGGGCACAAGCCGTCGCAGTCGGGAGCTGGGCCACCCTAATCTGCGGCTTTGTGTTCTGGCCGCTCATCCTGACCTGGGCCTACGTCGACGCTCCGGCCCGCCGGGAGACGAAGCCATGA
- a CDS encoding HlyD family secretion protein — translation MIVFLFNSYLALLVLFVWLRFIPFNLFWKLSPALVLIVLLIGLFIPMGWGAPSGPAAVIRNSVQIVPSVAGEVIDVPVAANAQLKAGDVLFRIDPVPYKAQVEAIEAQLKLAETRLGEMSQLQARGTGRAFDVEQRQAEADQLRAQLEGAKWNLDKTTVRAPTAGYVTNLALRKGARVTAQTPVMAFIDSADTLFGAEIPQIYARFIEPGQPVEVTFKAYPGTIHTGRVQAVLQAIATGQAQPGGLAVAPPEVLSAPFVVRFTLDDPEVARRLPAGSIGTAAIYTERVQVAHVVRKVVLRQAAILNYVNPF, via the coding sequence ATGATCGTCTTCCTCTTCAACAGCTACCTCGCGCTCTTGGTGCTGTTCGTCTGGCTCCGGTTCATCCCCTTCAACCTGTTCTGGAAGCTCTCGCCGGCGCTCGTCCTCATCGTCCTCCTGATCGGACTGTTCATTCCGATGGGCTGGGGGGCGCCCTCGGGCCCGGCGGCAGTCATCCGCAACTCGGTGCAGATCGTGCCCTCCGTCGCCGGCGAGGTCATCGACGTGCCCGTCGCCGCCAACGCGCAGCTGAAAGCCGGCGACGTCCTCTTCCGCATCGATCCCGTGCCCTACAAGGCGCAGGTCGAGGCCATCGAGGCCCAGCTCAAGCTCGCGGAAACCCGGCTCGGCGAGATGTCCCAGCTGCAGGCCCGCGGAACCGGTCGGGCCTTCGACGTCGAGCAGCGCCAGGCCGAGGCCGACCAGCTGCGCGCTCAACTCGAAGGCGCGAAGTGGAACCTCGACAAGACGACCGTGCGGGCCCCGACCGCCGGCTACGTGACCAACCTCGCGCTACGCAAGGGGGCGCGGGTCACCGCCCAGACGCCCGTAATGGCCTTCATCGACAGCGCCGACACCCTTTTCGGCGCGGAGATCCCGCAAATCTACGCACGCTTCATCGAGCCCGGCCAGCCCGTCGAGGTCACGTTCAAGGCTTATCCTGGCACGATTCACACTGGACGTGTCCAAGCGGTGCTCCAAGCCATCGCGACGGGGCAGGCACAGCCCGGCGGTCTGGCAGTCGCGCCGCCCGAGGTCCTGTCTGCACCGTTCGTGGTCCGGTTCACGCTCGACGACCCGGAGGTGGCCCGCCGCCTCCCAGCAGGCAGCATTGGCACGGCCGCGATCTACACCGAGCGAGTCCAGGTGGCGCATGTCGTCCGCAAGGTGGTCCTGCGGCAGGCAGCCATCCTCAATTACGTCAACCCGTTCTGA
- a CDS encoding DUF1254 domain-containing protein, with amino-acid sequence MFQAMRKAGGEENQIVYWSGIPDWKNQTLTPNPSTVYLMPFIDTKGTDPMVLEIPPASGGEITGTVMDAWQAALDDVGPAGVDKGKGGKYLILPPGYAGTIPEGYIRLASDTRMAYALLRSNVGSGSEADVAKAVAYARQVKLYPLSLASDPPTTTFVDAVGTVYDSTIPYDLRFFEALDRFVQREPWLDRDKAMIDQLKSIGIDRGKPFEPSPETRKILEQAAGEAQALLEQRYEALFTPPFYEGRQWALPVPHDLSEGLSNLFSKPGTYPVDDRGTFFSFAFSSIKHLGSGQFYLVTIRDKDGKAFDGGSSYRLTVPAKAPVSLYWSATVYDRDTHGLIRDQKWSSRGSNSPGLETNADGSVDILFGPEAPAGKETNWVPTRSGERWEVIFRFYGPRKPLFEKTWSLPDIEQVAEQRGQ; translated from the coding sequence ATGTTCCAGGCGATGCGGAAGGCAGGAGGGGAGGAGAACCAGATCGTCTACTGGTCCGGCATTCCCGACTGGAAGAACCAAACGCTGACCCCGAACCCCAGCACCGTCTACCTGATGCCCTTCATCGACACGAAGGGGACCGACCCGATGGTGCTCGAAATCCCACCGGCCAGCGGGGGCGAGATCACCGGGACGGTCATGGACGCTTGGCAGGCGGCCCTCGACGATGTCGGGCCGGCCGGCGTGGATAAGGGCAAGGGCGGCAAGTACCTCATCCTCCCGCCCGGTTATGCCGGAACCATCCCCGAGGGGTACATCCGGCTCGCATCCGACACGCGCATGGCCTACGCGCTGCTCCGCTCCAACGTCGGCAGCGGCAGCGAGGCGGACGTCGCGAAGGCGGTCGCCTACGCCAGGCAGGTCAAGCTCTACCCGCTTTCCCTGGCAAGCGATCCGCCGACGACGACCTTCGTCGACGCGGTCGGCACGGTGTACGACAGCACGATCCCTTACGACCTGCGCTTCTTCGAGGCGCTCGACCGCTTCGTTCAGCGGGAACCCTGGCTCGACCGCGACAAGGCGATGATCGACCAGCTCAAGTCGATCGGCATCGACCGGGGTAAGCCGTTCGAGCCCAGCCCCGAAACGAGGAAGATCCTGGAGCAGGCGGCCGGCGAGGCCCAGGCCTTGCTCGAACAAAGATACGAGGCGCTTTTCACGCCGCCTTTCTATGAGGGCAGGCAGTGGGCCCTGCCTGTGCCGCATGACCTCAGCGAAGGATTGTCTAACCTTTTCAGCAAGCCCGGCACCTATCCGGTCGACGACCGCGGCACGTTCTTCTCGTTCGCGTTCTCCAGCATTAAGCATCTCGGCTCAGGCCAGTTCTACCTCGTCACCATCCGGGACAAGGATGGCAAAGCCTTCGATGGCGGGAGCAGCTACAGGCTGACGGTCCCGGCCAAGGCACCCGTCTCGCTCTACTGGTCTGCGACGGTCTACGACCGGGATACGCACGGGCTCATCCGTGACCAGAAATGGTCGAGCCGCGGCTCAAACAGCCCAGGGCTCGAGACCAACGCCGACGGCTCGGTCGACATCCTGTTCGGGCCGGAGGCCCCCGCCGGCAAGGAAACGAACTGGGTACCGACCCGGTCCGGAGAACGATGGGAGGTCATCTTCCGCTTCTACGGCCCGCGGAAGCCCCTGTTCGAGAAGACGTGGAGTTTGCCGGACATCGAGCAAGTCGCGGAGCAGCGAGGTCAATGA
- a CDS encoding DUF1254 domain-containing protein, with protein sequence MSSLRAYACFGFLMMPVFALAQGAVPVTPDNFVRAETHMYFNNRVRGDGLAKFHHIRELMPIAHQSVIRGNRDTLYSTAVFDLDAGPVTIDLPEVEQRFMSLQVITEDHYTTTEYGAGPHVVDKAKAGTRYALVGVRTLVDPNDPGDLKRVHALQDAIKVSQPGGPGKFEAPNWDPASQKKVRDALLVLASTVTDTRRAFGSKDEVDPVQHLIGAASAWGANAPRDAIYLNVVPPRNDGTTNYVLEAGAVPVDGFWSISLYDAEGYYQANPYNAYSLNNLTAKKGEDGFVDVRFGGCDGKVPNCLPIMPGWNYMVRLYRPRAEVLGGSWSFPEAQPVN encoded by the coding sequence ATGAGCAGCCTACGAGCTTATGCCTGCTTCGGTTTTCTGATGATGCCGGTGTTCGCGCTCGCGCAGGGCGCCGTGCCGGTCACGCCCGACAACTTCGTGCGCGCCGAGACGCACATGTACTTCAACAACAGGGTGCGCGGAGACGGCCTCGCGAAATTCCATCACATCCGAGAGCTAATGCCCATCGCTCACCAATCGGTCATCCGCGGTAACCGTGACACGCTGTATTCGACAGCGGTTTTCGATCTCGACGCCGGGCCGGTGACCATCGACCTGCCCGAGGTGGAGCAGCGCTTTATGTCGCTGCAGGTCATTACCGAGGATCACTACACGACGACCGAGTACGGTGCCGGACCGCATGTCGTCGACAAGGCCAAGGCAGGCACGCGTTACGCGCTCGTGGGCGTTCGAACCTTGGTCGATCCGAACGACCCCGGCGATCTGAAACGGGTTCACGCGCTCCAAGACGCGATCAAGGTCTCGCAGCCGGGGGGGCCCGGCAAGTTCGAGGCTCCGAACTGGGATCCGGCGAGCCAGAAGAAGGTGCGCGACGCCCTGCTCGTCCTCGCCAGCACGGTTACCGACACGCGACGCGCCTTCGGCTCGAAGGACGAGGTCGACCCGGTCCAGCACCTGATCGGCGCCGCCTCAGCCTGGGGGGCGAACGCGCCACGCGATGCCATCTACCTCAACGTGGTGCCGCCCAGGAACGATGGGACGACGAATTACGTGCTGGAGGCAGGCGCCGTGCCCGTCGACGGCTTCTGGTCGATCAGCCTCTACGACGCCGAAGGCTACTACCAAGCCAACCCGTACAACGCCTACTCTCTCAACAACCTGACCGCGAAGAAGGGCGAGGATGGGTTCGTCGACGTCCGGTTTGGAGGCTGCGACGGGAAGGTTCCGAACTGCCTGCCGATCATGCCGGGCTGGAACTACATGGTGCGCCTCTACCGACCACGAGCGGAGGTCCTAGGCGGTTCGTGGAGCTTTCCTGAGGCCCAGCCCGTGAACTGA
- a CDS encoding ArdC-like ssDNA-binding domain-containing protein, translated as MDHYLWNGARANWFSDSSWATNKHWGELSAYVRRGERSTLVVIFTEFGEESEDDKLGCVAKASYAFNAAQVESVPEVG; from the coding sequence TTGGACCACTACCTCTGGAATGGCGCACGGGCGAACTGGTTCTCCGACAGCAGTTGGGCGACCAACAAGCATTGGGGCGAGCTAAGCGCCTACGTCCGCCGCGGTGAGCGCTCCACCCTAGTGGTCATTTTCACGGAATTCGGCGAAGAGAGCGAGGACGACAAGCTCGGGTGCGTGGCGAAGGCGAGCTACGCCTTCAATGCCGCGCAAGTTGAGAGCGTGCCCGAGGTCGGGTAG
- a CDS encoding zincin-like metallopeptidase domain-containing protein has product MNRTRLREHPGARADPLERAPDQPDRGLSSRFKPRANTAEELVTELGFAFLMAKMGWAAEPHPTHACYLQAWLHILREDTKSLSNRMIDARFSSEAVSKGAAAL; this is encoded by the coding sequence CTGAACCGCACACGGCTACGCGAGCACCCTGGCGCACGTGCTGACCCACTAGAGCGGGCACCCGACCAGCCTGACCGAGGTCTCTCAAGCCGGTTCAAGCCTCGGGCCAACACCGCGGAGGAGCTCGTCACAGAGCTCGGGTTCGCCTTCCTGATGGCCAAAATGGGCTGGGCGGCCGAGCCACACCCGACTCACGCCTGCTACTTGCAGGCTTGGCTCCATATCCTCCGTGAGGACACTAAAAGTTTGAGTAACCGCATGATCGACGCCCGCTTCTCGTCGGAGGCGGTGTCAAAAGGCGCTGCTGCGCTCTAG
- a CDS encoding CoA-binding protein, which translates to MIPTHDARPDGLPTRHDRYPDALIRRLLRETRSIALVGASANPARPSWIVLKYLLDRGYDVVPVNPGLAGQELLGRPVAASLSALGRRVDMVEIFRNSAAAGPLVDEALALPEPPRVIWMQLGVRNDAAASLAESRGITVVMNRCPKIEYGRLSGEIGWTGVNSRIISAKKPVLARGGVQKLTIESRGGRS; encoded by the coding sequence ATGATCCCGACTCACGACGCGCGTCCCGACGGCCTGCCGACCCGTCACGACAGATACCCCGACGCGCTGATCCGCCGGCTCCTTCGCGAGACGCGTTCGATCGCTCTCGTCGGCGCCTCGGCCAATCCGGCACGCCCCAGCTGGATCGTGCTCAAGTACCTGCTCGACCGGGGCTACGACGTCGTGCCGGTCAATCCGGGCCTTGCCGGACAGGAACTCCTCGGGCGTCCGGTCGCGGCCTCGCTCAGCGCGCTCGGACGCCGGGTCGACATGGTCGAGATCTTCCGCAATTCGGCGGCGGCGGGGCCGCTGGTCGACGAAGCTCTGGCGCTGCCGGAACCTCCGCGCGTGATCTGGATGCAACTCGGCGTGCGCAACGATGCCGCGGCCTCGCTGGCCGAGTCGCGCGGGATCACGGTCGTCATGAACCGCTGCCCCAAGATCGAGTACGGCCGCCTGTCGGGCGAGATCGGCTGGACGGGCGTCAACTCGCGCATCATCAGCGCGAAGAAGCCGGTCTTGGCGCGCGGAGGCGTTCAGAAGCTGACGATCGAGAGCCGGGGCGGCAGATCCTGA
- a CDS encoding PaaI family thioesterase — protein sequence MSLADVLAFLESEFPQMHHGGRTFHLEAVGPLSARMRMDHHERHLRPGGTISGPSMMALADLALYAAILAQIGPVGLAVTTNLSFNFLRRPGTTGLVAEARLLKLGRRLAVGEVLITPPASDDLVCHATGTYSIPPGSAVS from the coding sequence ATGAGCCTGGCCGACGTCCTGGCCTTCCTCGAGAGCGAGTTCCCGCAGATGCATCACGGGGGACGCACCTTCCACCTCGAGGCGGTGGGGCCGCTCTCCGCCCGCATGCGAATGGACCATCACGAACGGCACCTGCGCCCCGGCGGAACCATCTCGGGCCCGTCCATGATGGCGCTCGCCGATCTCGCGCTCTACGCGGCGATCCTGGCGCAGATCGGTCCGGTCGGCCTCGCCGTGACCACGAACCTGAGCTTCAACTTCCTGCGCAGGCCCGGCACCACCGGCCTGGTGGCGGAGGCGCGGCTCCTGAAGCTCGGGCGGCGGCTCGCCGTCGGCGAGGTGCTCATCACGCCGCCCGCGTCCGACGATCTCGTCTGCCACGCCACCGGAACCTACTCGATCCCGCCGGGCTCCGCGGTATCATAA
- the rplM gene encoding 50S ribosomal protein L13, giving the protein MKTTSLKPADVDKKWVVIDAEGLVVGRLASIVAMRLRGKHKAAYTPHVDCGDNVIVINAEKVKFTGRKYNQKVYYHHTGYPGGIKERSAKFILEGRFPERVVEKAVERMLPRGPLFRQIMGNLRVYKGTEHPHDAQQPQALDVGALNRKNVSA; this is encoded by the coding sequence ATGAAAACAACTTCGCTGAAGCCCGCCGACGTCGACAAGAAGTGGGTCGTGATCGATGCGGAGGGCTTGGTCGTCGGCCGGCTCGCCTCCATCGTCGCGATGCGCCTGCGCGGCAAGCACAAGGCCGCCTACACGCCCCACGTCGATTGCGGCGACAACGTCATCGTCATCAACGCCGAGAAGGTGAAGTTCACCGGGCGGAAGTACAACCAGAAGGTTTACTACCACCACACCGGCTATCCGGGCGGCATCAAGGAGCGCTCGGCCAAGTTCATCCTTGAGGGCCGCTTCCCCGAGCGCGTCGTCGAGAAGGCCGTGGAGCGCATGCTCCCGCGCGGTCCGCTGTTCCGCCAGATCATGGGTAACCTGCGGGTCTACAAGGGCACAGAGCACCCGCACGATGCCCAGCAGCCGCAGGCGCTCGACGTCGGCGCCCTCAACCGCAAGAACGTGAGCGCTTGA
- the rpsI gene encoding 30S ribosomal protein S9, whose translation MATLQSLADLNRANTASDAQGDAPVHVQKLDAQGRAYATGKRKDAVARVWIKPGSGKIVINSRPVDTYFARPVLRMILRQPLQVANRVDQYDITVTVAGGGLSGQAGAVRHGLSKALTYYEPELRSPLKREGFLTRDSRVVERKKYGRKKARRSFQFSKR comes from the coding sequence ATGGCGACCCTTCAGTCCCTCGCCGACCTCAACCGGGCGAACACCGCCTCGGATGCCCAGGGTGACGCTCCGGTCCACGTCCAGAAGCTGGACGCCCAGGGCCGCGCCTACGCCACAGGCAAGCGCAAGGACGCGGTCGCCCGCGTCTGGATCAAGCCGGGTTCCGGCAAGATCGTCATCAACAGCCGCCCGGTCGACACCTATTTCGCCCGGCCGGTGCTGCGCATGATCCTGCGCCAACCCCTCCAGGTGGCCAACCGCGTCGACCAGTACGACATCACCGTCACGGTGGCGGGTGGCGGCCTCTCGGGCCAGGCGGGCGCCGTGCGCCACGGCCTCTCGAAGGCTCTGACCTACTACGAGCCGGAGCTGCGCTCGCCGCTGAAGCGGGAGGGCTTCCTCACCCGCGATTCCCGCGTCGTGGAGCGCAAGAAGTACGGCCGCAAGAAGGCTCGCCGCAGCTTCCAGTTCTCGAAGCGCTGA